GTGATAAGGTTGAACACGCTGTTCGGTGAAAAGAAAGAAGGGGCCACCAAAATCGTCCTCAAGAGCGTGGACGAGTATCCCGAGGCCCCAGTGAGTCTGGGGACAACTCTCAGCAACTTCACGGGAGACTGGAGGACCTTCATCCCGGTCATCGACGACGAGAAGTGCGTTAAGTGCTACATCTGCTGGAAGTTCTGCCCGGAGCCGGCCATATTCATCCGCGAGGACGGCTACGTGGGAGTTGATTATGACTACTGTAAGGGCTGCGGCATCTGTGCGAACGAGTGCCCGACCAAAGCGATAACCATGGAGAAAGAGGAGAAGTGAGGTGTTGAGCATGGAGTACAAGCCGATTAGGAAGGTTGTGAGCGGCAACTACGCGGCCGCTTACGCCGCCAAGCACGCCCGCGTTGAGGTTGTGGCGGCTTACCCGATCACCCCTCAGACGAGCATCATCGAGAAGATAGCCGAGTTCATAGCCAACGGAGAGGTTGAGAACCTCGAGTACGTGGCCGTTGAGAGCGAGCACTCGGCCATGGCAGCGTGCATTGGAGCGAGCGCGGCAGGGGCGAGGACCTTCACCGCCACCTCGGCCCAAGGTCTGGCTTTGATGCACGAGATGCTCCACTGGGCGAGCGGCGCGAGACTTCCTGTGGTCATGGTCGACGTCAACCGTGCCATGGCTCCTCCGTGGAGCGTCTGGGACGACCAGACCGACAGCCTTGCTCAGCGCGACACCGGCTGGATGCAGTTCTACGCCGAGAACAACCAGGAGGTCTACGACGGCGTCCTCATGGCCTTTAAGATAGCCGAGACCGTTAACCTTCCCGCGATGGTGATTGAGAGCGCCTTCATACTGAGCCACACCTACGACGTCGTCGAGATGATACCGCAGGAGCTCGTTGACGAGTTCCTTCCGCCGAGGAAGCCGCTCTACACCATCACGGACTTTGACAACCCGATATCCGTGGGTGCCCTCGGAAC
This genomic window from Thermococcus celericrescens contains:
- a CDS encoding 3-methyl-2-oxobutanoate dehydrogenase subunit delta, producing MNTLFGEKKEGATKIVLKSVDEYPEAPVSLGTTLSNFTGDWRTFIPVIDDEKCVKCYICWKFCPEPAIFIREDGYVGVDYDYCKGCGICANECPTKAITMEKEEK
- the porA gene encoding pyruvate ferredoxin oxidoreductase yields the protein MEYKPIRKVVSGNYAAAYAAKHARVEVVAAYPITPQTSIIEKIAEFIANGEVENLEYVAVESEHSAMAACIGASAAGARTFTATSAQGLALMHEMLHWASGARLPVVMVDVNRAMAPPWSVWDDQTDSLAQRDTGWMQFYAENNQEVYDGVLMAFKIAETVNLPAMVIESAFILSHTYDVVEMIPQELVDEFLPPRKPLYTITDFDNPISVGALGTPADYYEFRYKIQKAMEEAKKVIHEVGKEFGERFGRDYSQMIELYRTDDADFVFMGMGSLMGTVKQAVDVLREEGYKVGAAKVRWFRPFPSEELYELAKNVKGIAVLDRNFSFGQEGILFNEAKGVLYNTDAHPIIKNYIVGLGGRDFTVADVRKIAENMKAIIDKGELDVEVDWYHLKR